From Daucus carota subsp. sativus chromosome 6, DH1 v3.0, whole genome shotgun sequence, the proteins below share one genomic window:
- the LOC108225499 gene encoding ABC transporter I family member 17 has product MEAFQEQAQEHLLAVDVDDKASVQRTKIKISGLKKGSNKDVAILRNIDLEVPKGVIMGVIGPSGSGKSTLLRALNRLWEPPSGTVFLDGVDICDLDVLSLRRKVGMLFQLPVLFEGTVADNIRYGPKLRGKKLSDSEVHKMLKLADLEISLSDRPGSELSVGQAQRVALARTLANEPEVLLLDEPTSALDPISTQNIEDVLVKLKTNQGMTIIMVSHSIKQIQRIADVVCLLVDGEIVESLEPDKLSQAKHPMALRFLQLSS; this is encoded by the exons ATGGAGGCTTTTCAAG aacAAGCACAAGAGCATTTGTTGGCAGTTGATGTAGATGATAAGGCAAGTGTACAGAGGACTAAGATTAAAATAAGTGGTTTGAAAAAGGGATCAAATAAAGATGTAGCAATTCTGAGGAATATTGATTTGGAGGTACCAAAGGGTGTGATCATGGGAGTCATAGGGCCTAGTGGCAGTGGAAAGTCGACTTTGTTACGAGCACTTAATCGCTTGTGGGAGCCTCCTTCTGGTACTGTTTTCTTGGATGGTGTTGATATTTGTGATCTTGATGTGCTTTCCCTTCGTCGCAAAGTTGGAATGCTTTTCCAGCTTCCTGTTCTGTTTGAAG GCACAGTTGCTGATAATATACGATATGGACCAAAATTGAGAGGAAAGAAGCTTAGTGACAGTGAAGTACATAAGATGCTTAAGCTTGCTGACCTTGAGATCTCATTATCTGATAGACCAGGTAGTGAACTATCAGTTGGACAAGCTCAGAGAGTTGCACTTGCTAGAACCCTGGCTAATGAACCAGAG GTTTTGTTGTTGGATGAGCCCACAAGTGCATTGGATCCAATATCGACACAGAACATAGAGGACGTTTTAGTGAAGCTAAAGACAAACCAAGGAATGACTATTATCATGGTTTCTCACAGCATCAAACAGATCCAGAGAATTGCGGATGTTGTATGCCTTCTTGTGGATGGTGAGATTGTTGAATCCTTGGAACCTGATAAACTCTCGCAAGCTAAACATCCGATGGCGCTAAGATTTCTTCAGCTCAGCTCTTAA
- the LOC108227923 gene encoding 4-coumarate--CoA ligase 1, with translation MGDCAAPKQEIIFRSKLPDIYIPKHLPLHSYCFENISKVSDKACLINGATGETFSYAQVELISRRVASGLNKAGVHQGDTIMILLPNTPEYFFAFLGASYRGAVSTMANPFFTSPEVIKQLKASQAKLIITQACYVEKVKEYAAENNITVVCIDEAPRDCLHFTTLMEADEAEMPEVVIDSDDVVALPYSSGTTGLPKGVMLTHKGLVTSVAQQVDGENPNLYIHSEDVMICILPLFHIYSLNAVLCCGLRAGATILIMQKFDIVPFLELIQKYKVTIGPFVPPIVLAIAKSPVVDNYDLSSVRTVMSGAAPLGKELEDAVRAKFPNAKLGQGYGMTEAGPVLAMCLAFAKEPYEIKSGACGTVVRNAEMKIVDPETHASLPRNQSGEICIRGDQIMKGYLNDPESTKTTIDEEGWLHTGDIGFIDEDDELFIVDRLKEIIKYKGFQVAPAEIEALLLTHPTISDAAVVPMIDEKAGEVPVAFVVRLNGSTTTEEEIKQFVSKQVVFYKRVFRVFFVDAIPKSPSGKILRKELRARIASGDLPK, from the exons ATGGGAGACTGCGCAGCACCGAAACAAGAGATAATCTTCCGATCAAAACTCCCCGATATTTACATCCCGAAACACCTGCCGTTACACTCTTACTGCTTCGAGAACATCTCGAAAGTTTCGGACAAGGCGTGTTTAATAAACGGCGCCACGGGCGAGACGTTTAGTTACGCTCAAGTCGAGCTCATTTCGAGAAGAGTCGCGTCGGGGCTCAACAAAGCCGGGGTCCACCAAGGCGATACGATCATGATCTTGCTTCCGAACACTCCAGAATATTTCTTCGCGTTCTTAGGCGCGTCGTATCGCGGTGCGGTCTCCACCATGGCGAACCCGTTCTTCACTTCACCCGAGGTGATCAAACAGCTCAAAGCGTCGCAGGCGAAGCTGATCATAACTCAAGCTTGTTACGTGGAGAAAGTGAAAGAATACGCGGCCGAGAATAACATAACTGTGGTTTGCATCGACGAGGCTCCGCGAGATTGCTTGCATTTCACGACACTGATGGAGGCTGACGAGGCGGAAATGCCGGAGGTGGTGATCGACTCGGACGACGTCGTGGCGCTGCCGTACTCGTCGGGGACCACGGGGCTGCCGAAGGGCGTGATGTTGACGCATAAAGGGCTGGTTACGAGCGTGGCGCAGCAAGTTGACGGGGAGAATCCAAATTTGTATATTCATAGCGAAGATGTGATGATTTGCATTTTGCCTTTGTTTCATATTTATTCGCTCAATGCGGTGTTGTGTTGTGGGCTTAGAGCGGGAGCGacgattctgattatgcagaaGTTCGATATTGTGCCGTTTTTGGAACTGATACAGAAGTATAAAGTTACGATTGGACCGTTTGTGCCGCCGATTGTGTTGGCGATTGCGAAGAGTCCGGTGGTGGATAATTATGATTTGTCGTCGGTGAGGACGGTTATGTCCGGGGCGGCTCCGTTGGGGAAGGAGCTTGAGGATGCTGTTAGAGCCAAGTTTCCTAATGCTAAACTTGGTCAG GGGTATGGGATGACAGAGGCAGGGCCGGTGTTGGCAATGTGCCTAGCGTTTGCGAAGGAACCGTACGAGATCAAATCGGGTGCCTGTGGAACAGTTGTCAGGAATGCTGAAATGAAAATCGTGGATCCTGAGACCCACGCCTCTCTTCCTCGGAACCAAAGTGGGGAGATTTGCATTCGAGGTGACCAAATCATGAAAG GTTATCTGAATGATCCTGAATCAACAAAGACAACAATAGACGAAGAAGGTTGGTTGCACACAGGAGACATAGGCTTCATCGATGAGGATGATGAGCTATTTATTGTTGATAGATTGAaggaaattattaaatataaaggcTTTCAAGTAGCCCCGGCTGAAATTGAGGCTCTGCTACTAACTCATCCTACAATATCTGATGCTGCAGTTGTTCC CATGATAGATGAGAAAGCTGGAGAGGTGCCTGTGGCGTTTGTTGTGAGATTAAACGGTTCCACCACCACTGAGGAAGAAATCAAGCAATTCGTCTCAAAACAG GTGGTGTTTTACAAGAGAGTATTTCGTGTATTTTTCGTTGATGCAATTCCGAAATCACCATCTGGAAAGATTCTTCGAAAGGAGTTGAGAGCAAGAATAGCATCCGGTGATCTTCCAAAATAA
- the LOC108226186 gene encoding fasciclin-like arabinogalactan protein 14, with protein MSSKVTLLFSLCLLFYAGKAFNITELLSQNSDFCTFNNYLTQTQVAGEINSRRSITVLVVENDALVSLSTKPIEFVGNILSMHVLLDYYDVERFQTLPSKTSIITTLFQTNGVCEGLEGFLNATDLGTGSVVIGSAVAGSTVTAKLVKSVAEEPYNISVLQISRVIFPNSIKRGSQSPRNPPAPGGLVPPGTTPNQAPSSGSKNPTPPRTAPNSPWPPSTAPKNSRSPGAAPRNSWPPGNAPRNTGSPAPPPKNAPAPGNAPRNSLSPGTTPKNAPAPGGGPRNSLSPGATPKNAPPLSNAPRNSWPPGATPENAPAASGNAPKNSWSPGSTPENSPVPSNAPKSSVGMTPRLSFGVVMIIVICVFQTSVI; from the coding sequence ATGAGTTCTAAAGTGACACTCCTTTTTTCACTTTGCCTTCTGTTCTATGCTGGTAAGGCCTTTAATATCACAGAACTTCTTAGCCAGAACTCGGATTTTTGCACCTTCAATAATTACCTCACTCAAACTCAAGTAGCTGGTGAGATCAATTCACGTCGAAGCATTACTGTGCTTGTAGTCGAAAATGATGCATTAGTCTCATTATCCACGAAACCAATAGAATTTGTTGGAAATATATTGAGTATGCACGTATTGCTTGATTACTACGATGTAGAAAGGTTCCAAACCTTGCCAAGTAAAACATCTATAATCACCACTCTCTTCCAAACCAATGGAGTTTGTGAAGGTCTAGAAGGGTTCTTGAATGCAACAGACTTGGGCACAGGTAGTGTTGTGATAGGGTCAGCTGTTGCAGGTTCAACGGTAACTGCTAAATTGGTGAAATCTGTGGCTGAAGAACCATACAATATATCAGTGCTACAAATTAGTCGTGTCATTTTTCCTAATAGCATTAAAAGGGGAAGCCAGTCTCCTAGGAATCCACCTGCGCCTGGAGGCTTAGTGCCACCAGGCACAACCCCGAATCAGGCACCATCATCAGGATCAAAAAACCCAACACCACCGAGGACAGCCCCTAACAGCCCATGGCCACCAAGTACAGCGCCTAAGAACTCAAGGTCACCGGGGGCAGCTCCTAGGAACTCATGGCCTCCAGGCAATGCTCCCAGGAACACAGGGTCACCGGCTCCCCCTCCTAAGAATGCACCAGCACCAGGCAATGCTCCTAGGAACTCATTGTCACCTGGTACCACTCCTAAGAATGCACCAGCACCAGGTGGTGGTCCTAGGAACTCACTGTCACCGGGTGCCACTCCTAAGAACGCACCACCACTTAGCAATGCTCCTAGGAACTCATGGCCACCAGGTGCCACTCCTGAGAATGCACCTGCAGCATCGGGCAATGCTCCTAAGAACTCATGGTCACCAGGTAGCACTCCTGAAAATTCACCAGTGCCAAGCAATGCTCCTAAGTCTTCCGTGGGAATGACCCCCAGGCTAAGTTTTGGTGTTGTTATGATAATAGTCATATGCGTTTTTCAAACATCAGTCATCTGA
- the LOC108226185 gene encoding uncharacterized protein LOC108226185 encodes MQPPHQHSRINLAELKAQIARKLGPDRSMQYFNCLKKLLGLKINKAEFHKVCRGIVGRENIPLHNQFISAILKNAYTAKVPPLLNEIEVLKANKAVGNKESPSDGYQQNGTHSAINQPPIHAGLSNGDILPLSPKKARTSAQNRRVGDRRSALGPTGKTNLLSQKSPTTDRSDCNVILENGESIQPDIRKAVHHHHGLNQETEFSRNHTTKISTVSAVDRISGQSKGKKDLFIKDDGTELSARRFLHPPLGIPICAASTAGSHRALRLGSSSKVVSSSDVGGLLDTTTLRKRMEHIAATQGLEGVSLDSANILNNGLDTYLKGLIRSSIALAGSRSGHGQVNQKIHKHQALVKLINGVSPSPHYRMQSNSSSPEVMHENTHRCPISMQDFKVAMELNPQQLGEDWPLLLEKICTCADDEEL; translated from the coding sequence ATGCAACCGCCACATCAACACTCAAGGATCAATCTTGCTGAATTGAAGGCTCAGATAGCAAGGAAACTTGGGCCAGATAGGTCCATGCagtattttaattgtttgaaAAAATTGCTCGGTTTGAAGATAAACAAAGCAGAGTTTCACAAGGTTTGTCGAGGGATTGTTGGGAGAGAGAATATTCCACTGCATAATCAGTTTATTAGTGCAATTTTAAAGAATGCTTATACAGCAAAAGTTCCTCCATTGCTTAATGAAATTGAAGTCCTAAAGGCTAATAAAGCAGTTGGTAATAAAGAGTCTCCAAGTGATGGGTATCAGCAAAATGGAACGCATTCAGCTATAAACCAGCCTCCAATTCATGCTGGTTTGTCAAATGGGGACATACTCCCTCTATCACCCAAAAAGGCCAGGACCAGTGCTCAAAATCGGAGGGTTGGAGATCGGCGTAGTGCTCTTGGTCCAACTGGCAAGACAAACTTACTTTCTCAAAAGTCACCTACCACAGATCGCAGTGATTGTAATGTTATTCTGGAAAATGGAGAGTCAATTCAACCAGATATTCGGAAGGCTGTGCATCATCATCATGGACTAAATCAGGAAACAGAGTTTTCACGTAACCACACAACTAAAATTTCAACAGTATCAGCTGTTGATAGGATTTCTGGACAAAGCAAAGGCAAGAAGGATCTTTTTATTAAAGATGATGGGACAGAATTGTCTGCTAGAAGATTTCTACATCCTCCACTTGGCATTCCAATTTGTGCTGCCAGTACAGCTGGATCCCACAGGGCACTGCGTTTAGGAAGTAGCAGTAAAGTTGTTAGCTCATCCGATGTTGGTGGTTTGTTAGATACGACAACCCTGAGAAAACGCATGGAGCATATTGCTGCCACACAGGGCTTAGAAGGGGTGTCACTGGACTCTgctaatattttgaataatggTTTGGATACATACTTGAAGGGATTAATTAGGTCTTCAATTGCACTTGCGGGATCAAGATCAGGGCATGGACAAGTGAACCAGAAAATCCACAAGCATCAGGCTCTTGTGAAGCTTATTAACGGCGTAAGTCCTAGTCCACACTATCGGATGCAAAGTAACAGCAGCTCTCCTGAAGTCATGCATGAAAATACACACCGGTGCCCAATATCTATGCAAGATTTTAAAGTTGCAATGGAACTTAATCCACAGCAGCTTGGTGAGGACTGGCCCTTGCTGCTGGAGAAAATATGCACTTGTGCAGATGATGAAGAACTGTAA